The nucleotide window ccagcacgtaCGTACGGTAATCTGGAGCTAGTTAGTATTGTACGTATCGACACCGCGCAGACAGATGCATGCATGCTGACGCTGTACAGTACAACAGATACGCTATACTACGCTTGTTCCTTCCTCCTCGATCCATCATATCGTCCTGGCTGCGGCCATACATCTACGCTGCTTGCGGCCGGCGGCCGGCAATGCATGCACGCATGAGAGTAATAAATCGGCCGGTCGATCGACGCCAGCCGCCGTTTTGATCCGCCAGCTCCCTGACGCTCACAGCATCTCGACGCTGTTGGTCTCGTACATGACGACGTTCCACGAGTCCAGCGTGGGGAAgcacggctgctgctgctggagctggTGTTGACGAAGCGCTGACGCCTCGTCGCCGGCCGGCAGCAGCTGCGGgttcccggcggcggcggcgccgagcaGCGCGGCCGCGTCGAGCGCCGCGGACGCCTGGACCTGGagcatcatcacctccaccccgGCCGACGCCGCGTCCGCCTGCACGCCGGTGATCTGCTGCACCATGAGGCGGAAGTTGGCGGGGTCGGTGCTGATGTAGGTGGTGGGCGCGCGCTTGGACGCCCGCGACCGGCGCTTCCCCGCGCGCGCTCCCGCCGTCGGCGAGGACCGGCGGCGCGGCGAGTCGGCCACCAGCACGGAGTCGCAGCAGGTGGCGGCCacggcgtgcggcggcggcacCGGTGGCGGCGCGTAGTAGGGCGACGGGAGGTCGGCGAGGGCGCTGAGAAGGGGCGAGTGCTGGTGGTGGttgagggaggaggaagaggcggagGCGGAGTAGTCGGGCGACATGGTAGTGGAGGAGAAGTGGAGCGCCCGCGCGATGGCGGCGTCCGTGTAGGA belongs to Miscanthus floridulus cultivar M001 chromosome 4, ASM1932011v1, whole genome shotgun sequence and includes:
- the LOC136552962 gene encoding calmodulin-binding protein 25-like; amino-acid sequence: MDAISCLAPPPAALLATSYTDAAIARALHFSSTTMSPDYSASASSSSLNHHQHSPLLSALADLPSPYYAPPPVPPPHAVAATCCDSVLVADSPRRRSSPTAGARAGKRRSRASKRAPTTYISTDPANFRLMVQQITGVQADAASAGVEVMMLQVQASAALDAAALLGAAAAGNPQLLPAGDEASALRQHQLQQQQPCFPTLDSWNVVMYETNSVEML